The following coding sequences are from one Brooklawnia cerclae window:
- a CDS encoding aldo/keto reductase, which produces MPQLGLGVFLASEDDAEASVRYALAEAGYRHIDTASLYANEAGVGRAIAASGVPREDIFLTTKLWNSDQGYDSTLAAFDESLKKLGTDYVDLYLIHWPMPKVGKLLDTWRAFETIYSQGRAKAIGVCNHNPNHLQLILDAGTVVPAVNQIELNPNLPQYATRAFDAYHGIVTEAWSPLGGTPGGKNRAGVVRVNRLLGDPVVAAIAEKHGKSPAQVLIRWSLQNGIVVIPKSVHEARVAANIDVFDFELDGTDIEQLATLDNGNRVGPDPEQLND; this is translated from the coding sequence ATGCCCCAGCTCGGCCTCGGTGTGTTCCTCGCGAGCGAGGACGACGCCGAGGCTTCCGTCCGCTACGCGCTCGCCGAGGCCGGATACCGCCACATCGACACCGCGTCCCTCTACGCCAACGAAGCCGGCGTCGGACGCGCCATCGCTGCGAGCGGAGTGCCGCGCGAGGACATCTTCCTCACCACGAAGCTGTGGAACTCCGATCAGGGCTACGACTCGACCCTCGCCGCTTTCGACGAGAGCCTCAAGAAGCTCGGCACCGACTACGTCGACCTCTACCTCATCCACTGGCCGATGCCGAAGGTCGGGAAGCTGCTCGACACCTGGCGTGCGTTCGAGACGATCTACTCGCAGGGCCGGGCCAAGGCGATCGGTGTCTGCAACCACAACCCGAATCACCTGCAGCTGATCCTCGACGCGGGTACGGTCGTCCCCGCGGTCAATCAGATCGAGCTCAACCCGAATCTTCCGCAGTACGCGACTCGCGCCTTCGACGCTTATCACGGCATCGTGACGGAGGCGTGGAGCCCCCTGGGCGGTACGCCGGGCGGAAAGAACCGCGCGGGTGTGGTGCGCGTGAACCGTCTTCTCGGTGACCCGGTCGTCGCCGCGATCGCCGAGAAGCATGGCAAGTCGCCCGCCCAGGTGCTCATTCGCTGGAGTCTGCAGAACGGCATCGTCGTCATCCCCAAGTCGGTGCACGAAGCTCGCGTCGCCGCGAACATCGACGTGTTCGACTTCGAGCTCGACGGCACCGACATCGAGCAACTCGCCACACTGGACAACGGCAATCGCGTCGGGCCCGATCCTGAGCAGCTCAACGACTAG
- a CDS encoding response regulator transcription factor has translation MIRVLIVDDQEMIRTGLRTIIDAHPDLEVVAETGDALAALKMLGTTEIDVVLMDIRMPGIDGVEATRRIRRSYSAEQIRILVLTTFDQDENVLAAVRAGADGFFSKGASPAELTAGILRVAGGGRALSPAAVDALVDHVAEDSAVPSDPSVAARFTSLTPRELEIVQAIVTGLTNEQIAADLYLSPFTVKTHANRAMMKVGARDRAQLVSLAVLAGIHP, from the coding sequence ATGATCCGGGTGTTGATAGTGGACGATCAGGAGATGATCCGCACAGGGCTGCGGACCATCATCGATGCGCACCCCGATCTGGAAGTCGTCGCGGAAACCGGGGATGCGCTGGCCGCGCTCAAGATGCTCGGCACGACCGAGATAGACGTGGTGCTGATGGACATCCGGATGCCGGGTATCGACGGAGTGGAGGCCACCCGTCGTATCCGGCGCAGCTACTCTGCCGAGCAGATCCGTATCCTGGTGCTCACCACTTTCGACCAGGACGAGAACGTGCTCGCAGCGGTACGCGCGGGCGCGGACGGATTCTTCAGCAAGGGGGCCAGCCCGGCCGAACTCACCGCCGGGATCCTGCGAGTTGCCGGAGGCGGCAGGGCGTTGTCTCCCGCCGCGGTGGACGCACTGGTCGACCACGTGGCCGAGGACAGCGCCGTCCCTTCCGACCCGTCGGTGGCGGCCCGTTTCACTTCACTCACCCCGCGTGAGCTGGAGATCGTCCAGGCCATTGTCACCGGGCTCACCAACGAGCAGATCGCCGCAGACCTGTACCTGTCGCCGTTCACGGTGAAGACCCACGCGAACAGGGCGATGATGAAAGTCGGTGCTCGCGATCGGGCACAACTTGTGTCTCTCGCGGTGCTCGCCGGAATCCATCCGTGA
- a CDS encoding EamA family transporter has translation MPLSHRLIATLVALIWGVNFVAIHASLTHFPPFFLVALRFALIAVPTIVLVPRPDVPVKWLLGYGIGFGTLQFLFLYWGMATGMPAGLASLVLQASAPFTVVLAAAFLHERVSGRAVVGTSVAVVGLAIIGWGVMGGTTLIPFLLTLAGALGWSIGNICSRQAKPTNPVHLTLWMSVIPPLPMLALSLVTEGPHRIVQSLAGALSMDAAGALAGLVYTVVVATVVGSGAWTWLLSRHPAGVVSPFSMLVPGFGIASSWIVLGERVTGTEIAGALLVVAGVVFGSTHHTPRRVDADPPVPASTGPRPDEVVDVSCRDLAQ, from the coding sequence GTGCCTCTCAGCCACAGACTCATCGCCACTCTCGTCGCACTGATCTGGGGAGTGAACTTCGTCGCCATTCACGCTTCGCTCACCCACTTCCCGCCGTTCTTCCTCGTGGCGCTCCGTTTCGCACTCATCGCCGTGCCCACGATCGTCCTCGTCCCGCGCCCGGACGTGCCGGTGAAGTGGCTCCTGGGCTATGGCATCGGCTTCGGCACTCTGCAGTTCCTCTTCCTCTACTGGGGCATGGCCACAGGGATGCCGGCCGGGCTCGCATCCCTGGTGCTGCAGGCATCAGCGCCGTTCACCGTGGTCCTCGCAGCGGCGTTCCTGCACGAGCGAGTGAGTGGTCGCGCAGTCGTCGGCACCTCCGTCGCTGTGGTCGGCCTGGCGATCATCGGGTGGGGCGTGATGGGCGGGACGACGCTGATCCCCTTCCTGCTCACCCTCGCCGGCGCCCTCGGCTGGTCCATCGGCAACATCTGCAGCCGTCAGGCCAAACCCACCAACCCCGTGCATCTCACCTTGTGGATGTCGGTGATTCCGCCCCTGCCCATGCTCGCCCTGTCGCTGGTCACCGAAGGACCGCACCGAATCGTGCAGTCCCTGGCCGGGGCCCTGTCGATGGACGCAGCCGGCGCTCTCGCCGGGCTCGTCTACACGGTTGTCGTTGCGACCGTCGTCGGCTCGGGCGCCTGGACCTGGCTGTTGTCGCGGCATCCCGCCGGGGTCGTGTCCCCGTTCTCGATGCTCGTCCCGGGCTTCGGGATCGCGTCGTCGTGGATCGTCCTCGGTGAGCGCGTCACCGGCACCGAGATCGCAGGTGCCCTACTCGTCGTCGCCGGTGTCGTGTTCGGATCGACGCACCACACCCCACGACGAGTGGACGCCGACCCACCCGTTCCGGCGTCCACCGGACCCCGGCCGGACGAGGTCGTCGACGTGTCCTGCCGCGATCTCGCCCAGTAG
- a CDS encoding DinB family protein: protein MDSTAEPLRIPSETKNWTWVLGQPCPECGFDAVHVAFRDVPELTRRNVVAWGPVLSRPSVGQRPAKLVWSPLEYACHVRDVFRTMNYRLGLMLTRDDPLFPNWDQDVTAVEDRYWAQDPSTVLAELTEAGHTIADSFEAVPDESIDRTGRRSDGAVFTVGSLARYFVHDPTHHLWDVTSGKPRP, encoded by the coding sequence ATGGACTCAACCGCCGAGCCGCTGCGCATACCGTCCGAGACCAAGAACTGGACGTGGGTCTTGGGGCAACCGTGCCCCGAGTGCGGGTTCGATGCCGTTCACGTCGCCTTCCGGGACGTGCCGGAGCTGACGCGGCGCAACGTCGTGGCGTGGGGGCCTGTCCTTTCCCGCCCGTCGGTCGGGCAGCGTCCGGCCAAGTTGGTGTGGTCGCCGCTCGAGTACGCCTGCCACGTCCGCGATGTCTTTCGCACGATGAACTACCGGCTCGGGCTCATGCTCACCCGGGACGACCCCTTGTTCCCCAACTGGGATCAGGACGTCACCGCCGTGGAGGATCGCTACTGGGCCCAGGACCCGAGCACGGTGCTGGCAGAGTTGACAGAGGCCGGGCACACCATTGCGGACTCTTTCGAGGCGGTGCCGGACGAATCGATCGATCGCACCGGCCGGCGTAGCGACGGCGCCGTGTTCACCGTCGGGAGCCTCGCTCGCTATTTCGTGCACGACCCGACCCATCACCTGTGGGATGTCACATCCGGCAAGCCCCGCCCGTGA
- a CDS encoding Pr6Pr family membrane protein: protein MADSVHEGDSPPGQGARPTARVTFWGLMSALMAVAILLATAEQARLAIGAAEAAGINAAVAVGRLLSFFTVQSNLIAAAVLSWVALVSFTTRRRIDGPALAFARAAATTYMLVTGLVYNIVLRAAAGTDIMLGWSNDVHHVYAPAFLLLDLLLAPRRRALRWRSVAGILVFPIAWVAYTLARGPFLISPSTGEAPWYPYPFLNPGEVAGGYLGVSVWVAGIAVVIAVAAWITVYIGRRRSRAAAGETTPRRDRGLS from the coding sequence ATGGCAGACAGCGTGCACGAAGGCGACTCCCCACCGGGACAAGGCGCCCGGCCGACCGCCCGGGTCACGTTCTGGGGTCTCATGTCCGCGCTCATGGCCGTGGCCATTCTTCTCGCCACCGCCGAGCAGGCCCGGCTGGCGATCGGCGCTGCGGAGGCTGCAGGTATCAATGCAGCAGTCGCTGTCGGACGACTGCTCAGCTTCTTCACCGTGCAGTCCAACCTCATTGCCGCCGCGGTGCTGTCCTGGGTGGCCCTCGTCTCCTTCACCACCCGACGGCGGATCGACGGGCCCGCATTGGCGTTCGCCCGCGCGGCGGCCACGACATACATGCTGGTCACCGGCCTGGTGTACAACATCGTGCTGCGTGCCGCTGCGGGCACCGACATCATGCTCGGCTGGTCCAACGACGTCCACCACGTGTACGCACCGGCGTTCCTGCTGCTCGACCTTCTCCTCGCGCCGAGACGACGGGCACTGCGATGGCGGTCGGTCGCAGGCATCCTCGTCTTCCCCATCGCCTGGGTCGCCTATACCCTGGCTCGCGGCCCGTTCCTGATCTCGCCGTCGACGGGTGAGGCGCCGTGGTATCCGTACCCGTTCTTGAACCCCGGCGAAGTTGCAGGCGGGTATCTTGGCGTCTCCGTCTGGGTCGCGGGCATCGCGGTGGTGATCGCCGTCGCGGCGTGGATCACCGTGTATATCGGAAGGCGGCGGTCGCGGGCGGCTGCCGGGGAGACCACACCGCGTCGCGATCGAGGCCTCAGCTAG
- a CDS encoding DEAD/DEAH box helicase, producing MTQLFDPGSSARAPKTSARRSAPPERPNESASRRGASSRKRAGSAASAVPASRPQAGRAPRPVAVAQEGPAQSWASLGVPAPIAGALISQGKATAFPIQADTLPDTLAGRDVLGRGRTGSGKTLAFAIPLVARLAAHSGSANTPRRPRGLVLAPTRELATQIDEVIAPLAAACGLRSTTIFGGVKQARQEHALARGAEIIVACPGRLEDLLGQRILTLKDICVTVIDEADLMADMGFLPGVTRILDATPRSGQRMLFSATLDNGVDRLVERFLDHPVRHSVDSAESPVDTMTHHVFEVGGSDDKAKLIEALASGTGRRILFYRTKHRAKRAAKHLTAAGIPAVDLQGDLSQNARERHLAAFESGEVRVLAATDVAARGVDVDGVALVVHVDPPVEHKEYLHRSGRTARAGNVGDVVTICLPEERRDLAAVLRRAKIRVTPQRVVANSPEVTELVGERAPRVAPAPVKATPQSRSRHEPRGGQQVGRDGRPGSGRSHHGRRGRA from the coding sequence ATGACTCAGCTTTTCGATCCCGGCTCCTCCGCGCGCGCCCCCAAGACCTCCGCGCGGCGATCCGCACCCCCCGAGCGTCCCAACGAGTCGGCTTCGCGCCGCGGGGCCTCTTCTCGCAAGCGGGCAGGTTCGGCTGCTTCCGCCGTGCCGGCGTCTAGGCCCCAGGCCGGACGTGCGCCGCGCCCCGTTGCGGTGGCCCAAGAGGGTCCCGCACAGTCGTGGGCCTCGCTCGGCGTCCCGGCGCCTATCGCAGGCGCTCTCATCAGTCAGGGCAAGGCAACCGCCTTCCCGATCCAGGCGGACACGCTGCCGGACACCCTCGCCGGGCGTGACGTGCTAGGCCGTGGTCGCACCGGCTCGGGCAAAACACTCGCATTCGCCATTCCGCTGGTCGCGCGCCTCGCGGCGCACAGCGGCTCGGCCAACACACCACGTCGTCCCCGGGGGCTCGTGCTCGCCCCGACCAGGGAACTCGCCACGCAGATCGACGAGGTCATCGCGCCGCTCGCGGCGGCCTGCGGCCTGCGGTCGACGACGATCTTCGGCGGAGTCAAACAGGCCCGCCAGGAACACGCCCTCGCGCGTGGTGCCGAGATCATCGTCGCTTGTCCCGGGCGCCTCGAGGACCTCCTCGGTCAGCGCATCCTGACCCTCAAGGACATCTGCGTGACCGTCATCGACGAAGCCGACCTGATGGCCGACATGGGCTTCCTCCCAGGCGTGACGCGCATCCTGGACGCAACCCCGCGCAGCGGGCAGCGGATGCTGTTCTCCGCGACCCTCGACAACGGGGTGGATCGCCTTGTCGAGAGGTTCCTCGATCACCCGGTTCGCCACTCGGTCGACTCGGCCGAGTCACCCGTCGACACGATGACCCACCATGTGTTCGAGGTCGGCGGGTCCGACGACAAGGCCAAGCTCATCGAGGCGCTCGCTTCCGGAACAGGCAGGCGAATCCTCTTCTACCGCACCAAGCATCGTGCCAAGAGGGCGGCCAAGCATCTCACCGCAGCTGGTATCCCGGCCGTCGACCTGCAGGGCGACCTGTCCCAGAACGCGCGCGAGCGCCACCTCGCGGCATTCGAATCGGGCGAGGTGCGGGTGCTCGCGGCAACGGACGTGGCAGCGCGCGGCGTGGATGTCGATGGGGTCGCGCTCGTCGTCCACGTTGATCCGCCGGTCGAGCACAAGGAATACCTCCACCGTTCGGGCCGCACGGCGCGTGCCGGGAACGTGGGCGACGTCGTGACCATCTGTCTGCCCGAAGAGCGCCGGGACCTGGCGGCCGTGCTGCGCCGGGCGAAGATCCGGGTGACCCCTCAGCGGGTTGTCGCGAACTCTCCCGAGGTCACTGAGCTTGTGGGCGAGCGTGCGCCGCGGGTTGCGCCGGCCCCGGTCAAGGCAACCCCTCAGAGTCGCTCGCGGCACGAGCCACGCGGGGGACAGCAGGTGGGGCGTGACGGGCGGCCGGGTTCCGGTCGGTCGCACCACGGCAGGCGTGGTCGCGCCTGA
- a CDS encoding histidine kinase, with protein MTTTSGTAGRVRVPLWVRGTNALEVVVLAVVGTAVAVEFVIAGIGLNPAGLVSAAVIAAGTVIGYRYAPHLGLALVAAGPLVAAFTGWLPTHNWSIACFAAFLLTLRGLSGLLTGLVVGLANFVAAGWYAGTLSVELNPEASIAAAAALVLAATGSAIRGQRQYFGELEQRARDAIATREAAVDRSVAQERLRIARDLHDSIGHEIAVVSMRLGAAEVHVTTDTEAAAEDLRAARTSVQSVLRETQEILRVLRVGTDDKVLAPTPDHGRVAALVESYQAAGLEINAVLSGLQHPLPRNTSTAVFRIVQEALTNAERHGEGPVSLNVSIDDDSVLIEAVNLRRSDGRDTSGGGNGLVGMRERAESAGGRLVTHDDGRIFSVKAYLPADEGEEQ; from the coding sequence GTGACGACGACTTCTGGCACCGCGGGGCGGGTGCGCGTACCGCTGTGGGTGCGTGGCACGAACGCCCTGGAGGTCGTCGTCCTGGCAGTTGTCGGAACCGCGGTCGCTGTGGAGTTCGTCATCGCCGGCATCGGGCTGAATCCCGCTGGGCTCGTGTCCGCCGCGGTCATCGCGGCCGGCACGGTCATCGGCTATCGCTACGCCCCGCACCTGGGGCTGGCGCTGGTTGCCGCGGGGCCACTCGTGGCTGCTTTCACCGGATGGTTGCCGACGCACAACTGGTCGATCGCGTGCTTCGCCGCGTTCCTGCTCACCCTGCGCGGGCTCTCCGGCCTCCTGACCGGATTGGTCGTCGGACTGGCGAACTTCGTCGCGGCGGGTTGGTACGCCGGGACGCTGTCTGTCGAACTGAATCCGGAGGCGTCTATCGCGGCAGCGGCGGCGCTTGTGCTCGCCGCGACCGGGAGTGCGATCCGGGGGCAGCGGCAGTACTTCGGGGAGTTGGAACAGCGCGCACGGGACGCGATCGCCACTCGCGAGGCGGCGGTCGATCGCAGCGTCGCTCAGGAGCGCCTGCGGATCGCTCGTGATCTGCATGACAGCATCGGGCACGAGATAGCCGTGGTGAGCATGCGCCTCGGTGCGGCGGAGGTTCACGTGACAACCGATACGGAGGCCGCGGCGGAAGACTTGCGGGCTGCTCGCACCAGTGTCCAGTCCGTTTTGCGCGAGACGCAGGAGATCCTGCGGGTGCTGCGTGTCGGGACCGACGACAAGGTGCTCGCCCCCACGCCCGACCACGGACGCGTCGCCGCGCTCGTGGAGTCGTACCAAGCCGCGGGACTCGAGATCAACGCGGTGCTTTCCGGCCTGCAACACCCGCTTCCACGGAACACCAGCACGGCCGTGTTCCGTATCGTCCAGGAAGCTCTGACCAACGCCGAGCGGCATGGCGAGGGGCCCGTCTCCCTCAACGTGAGCATCGATGACGACTCCGTCTTGATCGAGGCGGTGAACCTGCGACGCTCCGACGGCCGCGACACCTCCGGTGGCGGCAACGGGCTGGTCGGGATGCGGGAACGGGCCGAATCGGCCGGCGGGCGCCTCGTGACCCACGACGACGGCCGGATTTTTTCTGTCAAGGCCTATCTGCCCGCAGACGAAGGGGAAGAGCAATGA